Proteins encoded in a region of the Rothia mucilaginosa genome:
- the cas2e gene encoding type I-E CRISPR-associated endoribonuclease Cas2e, which yields MIVIVLSACPVSLRGDLTKWLLEINPGVFVGRVSARIREKLWARVLESGGTGRATMVFPEDNEQRLEFRVNNADWEPVDFEGVKLIYRPVVRKTVPKSGWSKASKYRRARRG from the coding sequence ATGATTGTTATTGTTTTGTCTGCTTGTCCGGTGAGTCTTCGTGGTGATTTGACGAAGTGGCTTTTGGAGATTAATCCTGGCGTGTTTGTGGGGCGTGTGAGTGCCAGGATTCGTGAGAAGTTGTGGGCACGTGTGTTGGAGTCGGGTGGCACTGGTAGGGCGACGATGGTGTTTCCGGAGGATAATGAGCAGCGGCTTGAGTTTCGGGTGAATAATGCGGATTGGGAGCCTGTCGACTTTGAGGGTGTGAAGCTGATTTATCGCCCGGTGGTTCGCAAAACGGTGCCAAAATCTGGGTGGAGTAAGGCGAGTAAGTATCGCCGTGCTCGTCGTGGTTAA
- the cas1e gene encoding type I-E CRISPR-associated endonuclease Cas1e has translation MQGAIPPSSSELFRSSDRLSFVYVEHATISRADSAVTFVKEEGVVHCPAASLSALLLGPGTRITHQAMALLGECGTTVVWVGEQGVRYYASGKSVARSSRLLIAQAKLVSNTRSRLAVARMMYQWRFPGEDTSELTMQQLRGREGARVRSVYRQWSERTGVPWERREYDPNNFGDGSPINQALSAAHAALYGIVHAAIVSLGCAPGLGFVHTGNSWSFVYDIADLYKAEITIPAAFEVVSGYTEGMDIGSVTRRAVRDRIRSERVMERVVRDIQRLLLSEEVPEEMLELDVVGLWNEQGEAQRGGMNYGDGGVD, from the coding sequence ATGCAGGGGGCTATTCCTCCGAGCTCGTCTGAGCTGTTTCGTAGTTCTGACCGTTTGAGTTTTGTGTATGTGGAGCATGCGACGATTTCCCGTGCGGATAGTGCGGTGACGTTTGTGAAGGAAGAGGGCGTGGTTCATTGCCCTGCTGCGAGTTTGAGCGCTTTGCTGTTGGGGCCGGGTACTCGTATTACTCATCAGGCGATGGCTTTGTTGGGGGAGTGCGGTACTACGGTGGTGTGGGTTGGCGAGCAGGGTGTTCGTTATTATGCGAGCGGTAAGTCTGTGGCTCGTTCTTCGCGTCTGTTGATTGCTCAGGCGAAGTTGGTGTCGAATACGCGGAGCCGTTTGGCTGTGGCGCGCATGATGTATCAGTGGCGTTTTCCTGGTGAGGACACGAGCGAGCTGACGATGCAGCAGCTGCGTGGTAGGGAGGGCGCTAGGGTGCGTTCTGTGTATAGGCAGTGGTCTGAGCGGACTGGTGTTCCGTGGGAACGCCGTGAGTATGATCCGAATAATTTTGGTGATGGGTCACCGATTAATCAGGCGTTGTCGGCTGCGCATGCCGCGTTGTATGGGATTGTTCATGCAGCGATTGTTTCTTTGGGGTGTGCGCCTGGGCTGGGGTTTGTGCATACCGGGAATTCTTGGTCTTTTGTGTATGACATTGCTGATTTGTATAAGGCTGAGATTACGATTCCTGCTGCGTTTGAGGTGGTTTCTGGCTATACGGAGGGGATGGATATTGGGTCTGTGACGCGTAGGGCGGTGCGTGACCGTATTCGTTCTGAGAGGGTGATGGAGCGGGTTGTGCGGGATATTCAGCGGCTTCTGTTGTCTGAGGAGGTTCCTGAGGAGATGCTTGAGCTGGATGTTGTGGGTTTGTGGAATGAGCAGGGTGAGGCTCAGCGCGGTGGCATGAATTATGGGGATGGAGGGGTGGACTGA